A genomic segment from Gossypium hirsutum isolate 1008001.06 chromosome D04, Gossypium_hirsutum_v2.1, whole genome shotgun sequence encodes:
- the LOC107899513 gene encoding embryonic protein DC-8 → MATRQEKEQRAEAAARQAADELRDVNRERDYEERVAYKEEWDQSPPQQQQRPGVIGSMLRAVQDTFGHAKEAVVGNKGHEAEDFTGRGTEKTWEMKDKAGEYKDYATDKTKDAAERAKEATDATKEKASEYTDYAAHKAKETRDSTAHKAKESKDSVTGKASEYGDYVAQKAKESKDAATGKAADYADYASQKAKETRDSASQKAKEAKDNITGKASEYKDYAAEKAKEAKDMTAEKAKEAAGKAREGTEYAAEKAKEGRDATVEKTKEYTNYTVDKAKEGKDTGVSKLGELKDSAADAARKAMGFLTGKTEETKHTASETADRTKEKLSETTESARQKMEEMKLKGNDGGRGVSERVVVKVEDTRPGAFASTLKASDQMSGQTFNDVGRVNDEGVYDRSDKTNL, encoded by the exons ATGGCGACAAGGCAAGAGAAGGAGCAAAGGGCCGAGGCGGCAGCAAGACAAGCGGCGGACGAACTTAGGGATGTTAATAGAGAAAGAGATTATGAAGAAAGAGTTGCTTATAAGGAGGAATGGGATCAATCTCCGCCGCAACAGCAACAGAGGCCCGGAGTTATTGGGAGCATGTTGAGGGCGGTGCAAGACACGTTCGGGCATGCCAAAGAGGCCGTCGTAGGTAATAAGGGCCACGAGGCGGAGGATTTCACTGGTCGAGGTACAGAGAAGACATGGGAGATGAAAGATAAAGCTGGTGAGTACAAAGACTATGCAACTGACAAGACAAAGGACGCCGCAGAGAGGGCGAAAGAGGCAACGGATGCTACCAAGGAAAAGGCTTCTGAGTATACAGATTATGCTGCTCACAAGGCAAAGGAAACCAGGGACTCCACCGCCCACAAGGCCAAAGAATCAAAGGATTCAGTAACAGGTAAAGCTTCCGAGTATGGAGATTATGTTGCCCAGAAGGCGAAGGAATCCAAGGATGCGGCGACCGGTAAGGCGGCTGATTATGCAGATTATGCTTCTCAGAAGGCCAAGGAAACTAGGGACTCGGCTTCCCAGAAGGCGAAAGAAGCCAAGGATAATATCACAGGGAAGGCTTCCGAGTATAAAGACTATGCAGCAGAGAAAGCCAAGGAAGCAAAGGACATGACAGCCGAGAAGGCGAAGGAAGCGGCGGGGAAGGCAAGAGAGGGGACGGAATATGCGGCAGAGAAGGCTAAAGAAGGAAGAGATGCTACAGTGGAGAAGACGAAGGAATACACAAATTATACCGTGGATAAAGCAAAGGAAGGCAAGGATACCGGTGTTAGTAAGCTTGGGGAGCTGAAAGACTCAGCTGCTGATGCTGCTAGGAAGGCCATGGGCTTCCTCACTGGAAAAACTGAAGAAACGAAGCACACGGCATCCGAAACTGCAGATAGAACCAAG GAAAAGTTGAGCGAAACAACGGAGTCAGCTAGACAGAAAATGGAAGAGATGAAGCTGAAAGGTAATGATGGTGGTCGTGGGGTTTCAGAGAGGGTGGTGGTGAAAGTTGAAGATACGCGACCAGGAGCTTTTGCTTCTACACTGAAAGCATCTGATCAGATGAGTGGCCAAACTTTCAACGACGTGGGGCGTGTGAATGATGAAGGTGTTTATGATCGATCGGACAAAACCAATCTGTGA